In the Dolichospermum flos-aquae CCAP 1403/13F genome, TCTACATCGTAAAAGATACAAAATAAGTCCTATAAATCATAAAAAAAGATTCTTAAATTTTTTGAATAGCCTAATTTTAGATGTCTCTCTTTATAAATCCAATTCATCAGGGATTAAGCACTAATGACTCATTTTCTCCCTAAGCTGTTATATATTACAAAAGGCAATCATAAATCGCTTGTAGCGATGCTTTTTCTATTCATCCTTGTTTCTAGCTTAGAAGTTTTTGGAACTGGCATGATTGCTCCATTCATTAGCATCGCTATCAGTCCAGATGCAATCAAAAGTATTTACTGGTTAGATTTAATTTACAAACAGTTGCATTTTAACTCTGAGCAGCAATTTTTGATCATTCTAGGATCTGTAGTTATTATTGCCTTTTATCTAAAAGCATTCTTGGCTTTTAATGCTCAAAAAGCAGTGTTCAAATTTAGCTCTAGTTTGAAAAGAGAACTGTCTTGTAAGCTTCTAAAAGCATATATCGAAGCTCCTTATGGCTACCACCTACGGATTAATTCAGCAACACTTATTCAGAATATCACTAACACAACAGATGCAGTTTCTATTGGTATAGTATCTACATTTTTGACATTTATCTCTAATACGGTAGTTGTCCTAGCATTAATGCTGCTTTTAATCAAAACTAATGCGATCGCCTTAATTCTTATTGCGGTGCTGCTACTTATTTCTTTTGGATTGTTGCATCCAATGAAAGACCGTTTAGCTCGTTGGAGTAAAGAGGGGTTTCATGCTTATGGGGAGATGATTCGGATTACAAATCATGGATTAGGGGGATTGAAAGAAACTCGTATTATTGGTTGCGAATCCTATTTTGAGGATCAGATGGAGGAGCAATCAAAAATTTATGCCAAAAGTAACACTTTAGCTTCATCCTATGGTAATCTTCCCCGCTTTGTACTTGAGCCGTTAATGATGAGTTTCTTAATAGGCTTTACATTTTTATTTATCACCTTAAATCAAGATAAAACGCAAAATCTGACTGGGGTTTTAGGAATTTTTGCGCTTGCTTCAGTTCGTCTGCTACCAGCATTTGGAAATTTAATCTCTGGCATTAATGTAATTAGAGGTAACAGTTATTCTCTTGATCAGCTATTTTTTGATTTGAAAGAATTGGAAAAAGAAAAGCTGATAAGTAACTTTGATTCTGCTAGAGTTTCTAACAAATTATTGCCAAAAGGGCAGCAAACATTTCGGTTTGCTGATAAAGTTATTTTAGATGGACTCACTTTTCAATATCCTAACACTGACAGAAATGTACTAGAAGATATTTCCCTATCTATTCGCAAGGGAGAGTCTATTGGACTAATTGGTAAGTCTGGTGCTGGTAAAACCACTTTGGTTGATGTTATTCTCGGTCTTTTTATCCCTCAATTTGGAGATATCAAAGTTGACGGAGTTTCAGTTTATAGCGATTTGCGCTCCTGGCAGAATATGCTTGGCTATGTTCCCCAATCTATATTTTTGATTGACGATACCCTTGAACGAAATATTGCTTATGGAGTTGCTGATCATTTAATTGACCAAAATAAATTAAAGAAAGCGATTGCAATGGCTCAACTTGGCGAGGTAGTCGAGCAACTTCCAGATGGAGTGAAAACTATTATTGGTGAACGGGGAGTTCTTTTATCAGGAGGACAACGCCAAAGGGTTGGAATTGCGAGGGTGCTTTATCACGAAAGAGAAATACTGGTTTTTGATGAAGCCACCGCCGCTTTAGATACTGAAACAGAACATCTGATTACTGAAGCAACAAAAGCTTTAGCTGGTAGTAAGACAATCATTATTATTGCTCACCGTCTTTCCACAATTGAGCATTGCGATTGTATTTATCAACTTGAACAGGGTCGAATTCTCAAATCAGGCAGTTACCAGGAAGTGATTGTAGGCAGATAAGAAATTATGTCATTTTTCATCCGATTTAAAAATTATCTCCGTGCTTCACTGACTCCTGACTAGTGGAAGAAAGCAAAAAGGTTCTAAATTTTAGATTTTTTATAATCTTAATTCAAAAAGGATTGAACAATCAATGAAAATGGCTTACGTTACTAATTTTGATGCAAGAACTCTAAGCAATAAGTGGTCTGGGCTAGGCTATTATATTGCTGAGTCACTTCAAAAGCAATCTATACCTCTTGATTACATTGGACCATTAGAGGATAAATTAACTCTACAATTTGTGAATAAGTTGAAAAGTCGTTACTACAAATGTTTTGGAGAAAACTATATAAAATATATCGAGCCATTAATTTTAAAAAACTATGCAAGGCAAATTTCTAAAAATCTCAACAACATCAAAGCTGATGTTGTATTCAGTGCAGGAAGTGATTCAATTGCCTATCTAGAATGTAATCAACCGATTGTTTTCTGGGCAGATGCAACCTTTGCAAATTTAATAGATTTTTACCCTGTATATAGTAATCTCTGTAAAGAATCTCTCCATAATGCCCATTTAATTCAGAGTATTAGTCTCAAGAAATCTCAGTTAGCAATTTACTCCTCTGAATGGGCAGCCCAAACGGCTATTAACTATTACAATGCCGATCCTGAAAAGGTGAAAGTTGTACCTTTTGGAGCTAATATTGAAAGTGATCACAATATTGACGACATTACAGCTGCAATTGAATCTAGACCAATTGATAAATGCAAACTCTTATTTTTAGGAGTTGACTGGTTTCGTAAGGGCGGTGATGTTGCCCTAGAGGTGGCTAAAAAACTGAATAATTCAGGGTTAAAAACTGAATTAACAATAGTTGGCTGTCAACCGACTGAAGACGAACCCCTACCTAATTTCGTTAAAGTTCTGGGTTTTATTCCAAAATCTACTCTTGAGGGTAAAAAGAAAATATATCAACTTATTGCCGATTCTCATTTCTTAATTCTACCTTCAATAGCGGACTGTACCCCTATTGTTTTCGCTGAGGCAAATTCTCTAGGAGTGCCTTGTATCTCTAGAAGAGTTGGTGGAATTCCGACAATAATCAAAGATGATTTGAATGGCAAGCTATTTGATCGGGATAGCGATCCTTTTGAATACTGTGAATACATTTTTAATATCTTTACCAACTATACTCAATACAAAGAATTAGCTCTCTCTGCTTTTAATGAATACGAATCGCGCCTGAACTGGAGAGTAGCTGGTCAGAAAGTTAGAGATTTGCTCATGACAATAGCATAAAAATTGCAAATATTATGAAAAACGCCGAAAAAGTTTTCGTTAGACTCAACGGACGGCTGGGTAATCAGTTGTTTCAACTGGCTTTAGCTTTGAATATTTCACAGCGATTTAAGGTTAAAGTTTTGCTAGATGATTATTTGTCCATACGCCAAGGATTTGAAAGATTCTTATTTAAAGATTTGTCTGTATTTAACTATTTTCAATATTGCTCCAAGCTGCATTCATTTACTAATAGAGTTCAGCATAATTCTACCCTCAGAAAGTTTTACAAGCCAAATAATATATTCATAGAAAGTGAGAAAAATAATTATGAATTAGATTTCGCACAACCATATAAATCATATACGGGATTTTTTCAATCGCCCAGATTTTTCCCAGAAAGAGACGTAATTCTTAAAGCCTTCTCTTTAAGCAGTGAATTTATATGTGAACCGCTTTCGGGACTTTTGGATTTGATGGAAAAAACAGAATGTCTTGCGATTAGTGTTAGAAGAGGTGACTTTTTCGAGAATTCTGGCTTGGGAGTATGTTCAAATGAATATTATATTAATGCCATCAATTTTGTTCGAGACAGAAGATCCATTGATTGTATCTTTGTTTTTTCTGATGATATTGCCTACTGTCGTGAACTCCTAGCTTTGCTTGATTGTCAAGTTATTTATGTGGAAGGATTTACACCTGCAAAATCCTTGTATTTAATGAGTCAATGTAAGCATTTTGTGATTGCAAACAGCACCTTTAGTTGGTGGGGTGCTTGGTTATCAGAGCATAAAGATAAGTTGATAGTTCGCCCCGAACCTTGGAATAATCAACAATCTGTTTTATCTGACTTTCTTCCACCTGGTTGGATTGGATTACCTAAACATCCCATCCTTAAGTCTTCCGCAATATCTAAATCACTGTTTTCGGGCGGCTAAAAAACTCTTGGTTTTCCTTCAACAATACCTTTGCCAAACAAAATAAGAGCCTATAATAAGAGGATTAAGTAATATGGAACCGCTGGTAACAGTCATTGTCACTGTTTTTAAACGAGTTGAGTTTATCCGAGAGGCTATCGAGAGCGTTTTAGCACAAACATTTGAGTCCTATGAAATTATTGTTACAGACGATGCAGATAGCGAAGCTGCAAAAACTATTTGCGAATCAGTTAGTAGACCAGATCGAGTTCGTTATCGGTCTAACAAGCGGAGACTTGGTGTAGCATTAAATCTCCGTGTTGCCATATTGGAAGCAAGAGGGAAATATGTGGCTATTCTCAATGATGATGATTATTGGGAACCTAATTTCTTGTTTCGACTAGTATTGCCATTAGAGCAAGATTCTGGACGCGTATTAGCATTTAGCGATCATTGGATCATGCTTCAAGATGGCAAAATTGATATGCAACAAACCGATAGAAATACAAAGATATTCAAAAGAGATAAACTTTCTGAAGGTGAGTTAAGAAACACAACCGATCTCGCGCTCAACAAAACAATTCCCCTTGTACAGGCATCTGTTTTCCGAAAAGAGTTTCTAGATACCGATTTACTCGTTACTAATGTTTCTGGAGCTTATGATTTTTGGATTACTTGTTTACTAGCAGTCAGTGGTCAGCCATTTTACTATGTTGCGGAACGTTTAACTCGTTATAGAACACATCCCCAGATGGAAACGCTTAGACTGGCTGCTGATAAATTTGAGCCAGAAGTTTTCATATACCGTAGTTTGCTGCAAGCGAATTACTTTCCTGAATGGCAAAAGTTTATTGAACAGCAGTTAGCATATATACTGTATAGGTGTGGCAGGGCTAGATTGGAATTTAACGACATTGAAAAAGCTCGGCAATTATTTAAAGAATCGTTACGCTTATTTCTATCCTGGAAAGCTGTACTAAGGCTGAGTATTACTTACCTACCTAGACCAATCCGTTTAGGCTTGTCCTTCACTCAAATAGTTGATTAGTTTCATAATTATCTCACCTTAAAAGCAAATACTCTCCTAAAAATTTTTAGCTGTTTCTCCTATTCACCGAAATATTAATAAGCGTTACAGTTATGGATAAGAAGTTAATTGTTAGCATCATCATCAATAATTATAACTACGATCGCTTTCTCCCAGAAGCAATTAATAGCACCATTAACCAAACCTATCCTCATACTGAAATTATTGTTGTTGATGATGGATCAACTGACAATTCCCGTAATATTATTGATGGATATGGCGATTGCATCATTCCCATCTTTCAAGAAAACGGTAAACAAGCTGCGGCTCTAAATAGTGGCTTTGCATCCAGTCATGGTGATATTATCCTTTTTCTTGATTCTGATGACTGTCTCTTGCCTAATGCAGTTGAGCAGGTTGTAGAGGTATGGAAACCGGGAGTTGGCAAAGTTCACTACCGCTTGAAAGTCGTGGATACCGAAAAGCAACCATTAGGATATTACATTCCTACGACTGAAGCGAAGTTATCTTCTGGAGAGGTGTGGCGGCATTTGCTAGAAACCAGTAGCTATACAAGTACGCCCATGAGTGGTAATGCTTATAGTCGAACTGCTCTAACTAATGTTTTCCCAATTCCCGATGAGTATAAGACCACGGCAGATGACTATTTGATGATCTCAACACCATTTTATGGTGAGGTTGTGGGCATTGAAGAACCACTTGGGTTATATCGCATTCACAACAGTAACCAATGGGCGTTGACATCAGTTTCCGGCAGCCGATTTCGCCGATTTGTGCAACATGACTTGCAAAACTTTTCTCTGCTGCTACAACGCGCTAAGGAGTTCGGTCTAGAAGTTCCTAATGACTTGGAAAAGAGATCCCTGGGTCGTTTGTGGTCACGTTTAGCATCGCTGCGTCTAGAACCTCAAGTCCATCCTGTTGTTTCAGATAATTCACTTCAACTTATTTATTGGGGGTTTCGGTCTCTCTGGAAATATTCTGACTTTAACTGGCAGAAACGATGTATTTATAGCATCTTTTTTCTCTGGGTTGGATTGATGCCAGTTCCACTAGCAAAATTGGGTTTT is a window encoding:
- a CDS encoding ABC transporter ATP-binding protein, with translation MTHFLPKLLYITKGNHKSLVAMLFLFILVSSLEVFGTGMIAPFISIAISPDAIKSIYWLDLIYKQLHFNSEQQFLIILGSVVIIAFYLKAFLAFNAQKAVFKFSSSLKRELSCKLLKAYIEAPYGYHLRINSATLIQNITNTTDAVSIGIVSTFLTFISNTVVVLALMLLLIKTNAIALILIAVLLLISFGLLHPMKDRLARWSKEGFHAYGEMIRITNHGLGGLKETRIIGCESYFEDQMEEQSKIYAKSNTLASSYGNLPRFVLEPLMMSFLIGFTFLFITLNQDKTQNLTGVLGIFALASVRLLPAFGNLISGINVIRGNSYSLDQLFFDLKELEKEKLISNFDSARVSNKLLPKGQQTFRFADKVILDGLTFQYPNTDRNVLEDISLSIRKGESIGLIGKSGAGKTTLVDVILGLFIPQFGDIKVDGVSVYSDLRSWQNMLGYVPQSIFLIDDTLERNIAYGVADHLIDQNKLKKAIAMAQLGEVVEQLPDGVKTIIGERGVLLSGGQRQRVGIARVLYHEREILVFDEATAALDTETEHLITEATKALAGSKTIIIIAHRLSTIEHCDCIYQLEQGRILKSGSYQEVIVGR
- a CDS encoding glycosyltransferase family 2 protein, whose product is MEPLVTVIVTVFKRVEFIREAIESVLAQTFESYEIIVTDDADSEAAKTICESVSRPDRVRYRSNKRRLGVALNLRVAILEARGKYVAILNDDDYWEPNFLFRLVLPLEQDSGRVLAFSDHWIMLQDGKIDMQQTDRNTKIFKRDKLSEGELRNTTDLALNKTIPLVQASVFRKEFLDTDLLVTNVSGAYDFWITCLLAVSGQPFYYVAERLTRYRTHPQMETLRLAADKFEPEVFIYRSLLQANYFPEWQKFIEQQLAYILYRCGRARLEFNDIEKARQLFKESLRLFLSWKAVLRLSITYLPRPIRLGLSFTQIVD
- a CDS encoding glycosyltransferase family 2 protein, producing MDKKLIVSIIINNYNYDRFLPEAINSTINQTYPHTEIIVVDDGSTDNSRNIIDGYGDCIIPIFQENGKQAAALNSGFASSHGDIILFLDSDDCLLPNAVEQVVEVWKPGVGKVHYRLKVVDTEKQPLGYYIPTTEAKLSSGEVWRHLLETSSYTSTPMSGNAYSRTALTNVFPIPDEYKTTADDYLMISTPFYGEVVGIEEPLGLYRIHNSNQWALTSVSGSRFRRFVQHDLQNFSLLLQRAKEFGLEVPNDLEKRSLGRLWSRLASLRLEPQVHPVVSDNSLQLIYWGFRSLWKYSDFNWQKRCIYSIFFLWVGLMPVPLAKLGFTWLYAPHLRPKTIDWILIKIRTLVK
- a CDS encoding alpha-1,2-fucosyltransferase, with the translated sequence MKNAEKVFVRLNGRLGNQLFQLALALNISQRFKVKVLLDDYLSIRQGFERFLFKDLSVFNYFQYCSKLHSFTNRVQHNSTLRKFYKPNNIFIESEKNNYELDFAQPYKSYTGFFQSPRFFPERDVILKAFSLSSEFICEPLSGLLDLMEKTECLAISVRRGDFFENSGLGVCSNEYYINAINFVRDRRSIDCIFVFSDDIAYCRELLALLDCQVIYVEGFTPAKSLYLMSQCKHFVIANSTFSWWGAWLSEHKDKLIVRPEPWNNQQSVLSDFLPPGWIGLPKHPILKSSAISKSLFSGG
- a CDS encoding glycosyltransferase family 4 protein, giving the protein MAYVTNFDARTLSNKWSGLGYYIAESLQKQSIPLDYIGPLEDKLTLQFVNKLKSRYYKCFGENYIKYIEPLILKNYARQISKNLNNIKADVVFSAGSDSIAYLECNQPIVFWADATFANLIDFYPVYSNLCKESLHNAHLIQSISLKKSQLAIYSSEWAAQTAINYYNADPEKVKVVPFGANIESDHNIDDITAAIESRPIDKCKLLFLGVDWFRKGGDVALEVAKKLNNSGLKTELTIVGCQPTEDEPLPNFVKVLGFIPKSTLEGKKKIYQLIADSHFLILPSIADCTPIVFAEANSLGVPCISRRVGGIPTIIKDDLNGKLFDRDSDPFEYCEYIFNIFTNYTQYKELALSAFNEYESRLNWRVAGQKVRDLLMTIA